In one Stenotrophomonas maltophilia genomic region, the following are encoded:
- the kynU gene encoding kynureninase, translating into MSDLLNRTHAIALDAADPLRPLRSEFLIPRHGGGEQTYFVGNSLGLQPRGAQAAVQEVMKQWAELAVEGHFTGPTQWLSYHRLVSTQLARVVGALPSEVVAMNTLSVNLHLMMVSFYRPTRERPVILMEAGAFPTDRHAVEAQIRFHGFDPADCLVEVQPDEASGTISMTAIERAIATHGPRLALVLWPGVQYRTGQAFDLDAITRAARLQGARIGFDLAHSVGNLPLRLHDVAPDFAVWCHYKYLNSGPGAVAGAFVHERHHRDSTLPRFAGWWGHDEATRFQMSPQFTPATGAEGWQLSNPPILGLAPLRASLDLFERAGMDALRSKSLALTGMLEALVRARLANVLDIVTPAEPDRRGCQLSLRVIAGRERGRALFEHLRSVGVLGDWREPDVIRISPTPLYNRYLDVHHFVEEVEAWAGL; encoded by the coding sequence ATGTCCGACCTGCTGAACCGCACCCATGCCATCGCTCTCGACGCCGCGGATCCGTTGCGGCCGCTGCGCAGTGAATTCCTGATTCCGCGCCACGGCGGCGGCGAGCAGACCTACTTCGTGGGCAACTCGCTGGGACTGCAGCCGCGCGGCGCACAGGCGGCGGTGCAGGAAGTGATGAAGCAATGGGCTGAACTGGCAGTGGAAGGCCACTTCACCGGCCCCACCCAATGGCTGTCCTACCACCGCTTGGTCAGCACGCAGCTGGCGCGGGTGGTCGGTGCGCTGCCCAGCGAAGTGGTGGCGATGAACACACTGAGTGTGAACCTGCACCTGATGATGGTCAGCTTCTACCGGCCAACCCGGGAACGACCGGTGATCCTGATGGAAGCCGGCGCCTTCCCGACGGACCGTCACGCGGTGGAAGCGCAGATCCGTTTCCATGGCTTCGACCCGGCCGACTGCCTGGTGGAGGTGCAGCCGGACGAAGCCAGCGGCACGATCTCGATGACCGCGATCGAACGCGCGATCGCCACGCATGGCCCTCGCCTGGCTCTGGTGCTGTGGCCAGGCGTGCAGTACCGCACCGGCCAGGCCTTCGACCTCGATGCGATCACCCGCGCCGCACGCCTGCAGGGCGCGCGCATCGGCTTCGACCTGGCGCATTCGGTCGGCAACCTGCCCCTGCGCCTGCACGATGTGGCGCCGGACTTTGCCGTGTGGTGCCATTACAAGTACCTCAACAGCGGCCCGGGGGCCGTCGCCGGGGCGTTCGTGCACGAGCGTCACCACCGTGACAGCACCCTGCCACGCTTCGCCGGCTGGTGGGGCCATGACGAAGCCACCCGCTTCCAGATGTCCCCGCAGTTCACGCCCGCCACCGGCGCCGAAGGCTGGCAGCTGAGCAATCCGCCGATCCTCGGCCTGGCGCCGCTGCGCGCTTCACTGGACCTGTTCGAACGGGCCGGCATGGACGCCCTGCGCAGCAAGTCGCTGGCACTGACCGGCATGCTCGAAGCCCTGGTGCGCGCGCGCCTGGCCAACGTGCTCGACATCGTCACCCCGGCCGAGCCGGACCGGCGCGGCTGCCAGCTCTCGCTGCGGGTGATCGCCGGCCGCGAGCGTGGCCGCGCCCTGTTCGAGCACCTGCGCTCGGTCGGCGTGCTCGGCGACTGGCGCGAGCCGGATGTGATCCGCATCTCCCCCACCCCGCTCTACAACCGCTACCTGGACGTCCACCATTTCGTCGAGGAAGTGGAAGCCTGGGCCGGCCTCTGA
- a CDS encoding FAD-dependent oxidoreductase yields MIAHASRSLSIIGAGLAGSLLAILLSRQGWRITLYERRGDPRVADYESGRSINLALAERGRNALRQAGVEDEVMARAVMMRGRMVHPREGAAQLQRYGRDDSEVIWSIHRRDLNTTLLTLAEQAGATVHFHRRLHTVDFDAGHARFIDDRDDSPHDIHFDSLIGADGAGSALRAAMNRRAPLGEDIAFLDHSYKELEIPPDRDGGFRIERNALHIWPRGHFMCIALPNHEGTFTVTLFLPNQGEPSFATVNTGAQAEALFAREFADALPLIPDLRTDWEQHPPGLLGTLTLERWHQQGQAVLIGDAAHAMVPFHGQGMNCAFEDCVALARHLMEADDLQSAFAAFEEERKPNAHAIQQMALENYLEMRDRVADPAFLLQRELEQALQHRWPTRFVPHYTMVTFLHTPYAEALRRTDIQRDMLVAATIGHTSLENIDWAALEAQIHARLPVLEGAH; encoded by the coding sequence TTGATCGCACATGCCTCCCGCTCGTTGAGCATCATTGGTGCCGGCCTGGCCGGATCCCTGCTCGCCATCCTGCTGTCGCGGCAGGGCTGGCGGATCACCCTGTACGAACGCCGTGGCGACCCACGCGTGGCCGACTACGAAAGCGGCCGCTCGATCAACCTGGCGCTGGCCGAGCGCGGGCGCAACGCGCTGCGGCAGGCCGGCGTGGAGGACGAGGTGATGGCCCGCGCGGTGATGATGCGTGGACGCATGGTGCATCCGCGCGAAGGCGCCGCGCAGCTGCAGCGCTATGGCCGCGACGACAGCGAAGTGATCTGGTCGATCCATCGCAGGGACCTGAACACCACGCTGCTGACACTGGCCGAGCAGGCAGGTGCCACCGTACATTTCCACCGCCGGCTGCATACCGTCGATTTCGATGCCGGCCATGCGCGCTTCATCGACGATCGCGACGACAGCCCGCACGACATCCACTTCGACAGCCTGATCGGCGCTGACGGCGCCGGCTCGGCGCTGCGCGCGGCGATGAACCGGCGCGCGCCGCTGGGCGAGGACATCGCCTTCCTCGATCACTCCTACAAGGAACTGGAGATTCCACCGGACCGTGATGGTGGCTTCCGCATCGAACGCAACGCATTGCACATCTGGCCACGGGGCCACTTCATGTGCATCGCCCTGCCCAATCACGAAGGCACGTTCACGGTCACCCTGTTCCTGCCCAACCAGGGCGAGCCCAGTTTCGCCACCGTCAATACCGGCGCCCAGGCCGAAGCCCTGTTCGCGCGCGAGTTCGCCGATGCGTTGCCGCTGATCCCCGACCTGCGCACGGACTGGGAGCAGCATCCGCCCGGCCTGCTCGGCACGCTGACGCTGGAGCGCTGGCACCAGCAGGGCCAGGCCGTGCTGATCGGTGATGCCGCGCATGCGATGGTGCCCTTCCACGGGCAGGGCATGAACTGCGCGTTCGAGGACTGCGTGGCACTGGCCCGCCATCTGATGGAAGCCGACGACCTGCAGAGCGCGTTCGCCGCCTTCGAGGAAGAACGCAAGCCGAACGCGCATGCGATCCAGCAGATGGCCCTGGAGAACTACCTGGAGATGCGTGATCGCGTCGCCGACCCGGCCTTCCTGCTGCAGCGCGAGCTGGAGCAGGCGCTTCAGCATCGCTGGCCGACCCGCTTCGTACCGCACTACACCATGGTCACGTTCCTGCACACGCCCTACGCCGAGGCACTGCGCCGGACCGACATCCAGCGCGACATGCTGGTGGCCGCCACGATCGGCCATACGTCGCTGGAGAACATCGACTGGGCAGCTCTGGAGGCACAGATCCATGCCCGGCTGCCGGTCCTGGAGGGCGCACACTGA
- the sbcB gene encoding exodeoxyribonuclease I, producing MADSFLFYDLETFGQDPRRTRISQFAAIRTDADLNEIDTPVSFFVRPADDLLPSPMATLVTGITPQRALAEGISEAEAFDRINEQLSRPGTCALGYNTLRFDDEFIRYGLFRNFHDPYEREWRNGNSRWDLLDMLRLMRALRPEGIHWPLREDGATSFKLEHLAEANNVRDGDAHEALSDVRATIGMARLFKQSQPRLWEYALKLRDKRFVGSLLDVGALKPVLHISMRYPASRLCAAPVLPLAVHPTINNRVIAFDLEGDIDDLLQLPAETIAERLYLRASELPEGVARVPLKEVHLNKVPALVAWNHLRPDDHARLGLDVAAIEAKVERLRAFAPQLAEKARQVYNQPRDAVVADVDASLYDGFLGNGDKPLLALARTTPPAELAALEGRFRDPRLPELLFRYRARNHPDTLAPAERQRWQDYRRQRLLGDGRLGELNLPQYQQQLDALAAEAPDDDRRLALLQSLRDWGQHLQESL from the coding sequence ATGGCTGACAGCTTCCTGTTCTACGACCTGGAAACCTTCGGCCAGGACCCACGGCGAACGCGCATCTCGCAGTTCGCGGCGATCCGCACCGATGCCGATCTGAACGAGATCGACACGCCGGTGAGTTTCTTCGTGCGCCCCGCCGACGATCTGCTGCCCTCGCCGATGGCCACCCTGGTCACCGGCATCACGCCGCAGCGGGCACTGGCTGAAGGCATCAGCGAAGCCGAAGCGTTCGACCGCATCAACGAACAGCTGTCGCGCCCGGGTACCTGTGCCCTGGGCTACAACACCCTGCGCTTCGACGACGAATTCATCCGCTACGGTCTGTTCCGCAACTTCCATGACCCCTACGAGCGCGAGTGGCGCAACGGCAACTCGCGCTGGGACCTGCTGGACATGCTGCGGCTGATGCGCGCCCTGCGTCCCGAAGGCATCCACTGGCCACTGCGCGAGGACGGCGCCACGTCGTTCAAGCTCGAGCACCTGGCCGAAGCCAACAATGTGCGCGATGGCGATGCGCACGAGGCGCTGTCGGACGTGCGCGCCACGATCGGCATGGCACGCCTGTTCAAGCAGTCGCAGCCGCGGTTGTGGGAGTACGCGTTGAAACTGCGCGACAAGCGTTTCGTCGGCAGCCTGCTGGACGTGGGCGCGCTGAAGCCGGTGCTGCACATTTCCATGCGATACCCGGCCAGCCGGCTGTGCGCGGCTCCGGTGCTGCCGCTGGCGGTGCACCCGACGATCAACAACCGGGTGATCGCGTTCGATCTGGAAGGTGACATCGACGACCTGCTGCAGCTGCCAGCCGAGACGATCGCCGAGCGGCTCTACCTGCGCGCCAGCGAACTGCCCGAAGGCGTCGCCCGGGTGCCGCTGAAGGAAGTACATCTGAACAAGGTCCCGGCGCTGGTCGCCTGGAACCACCTGCGGCCCGACGATCACGCCCGCCTGGGCCTGGATGTCGCCGCCATCGAAGCCAAGGTCGAGCGGCTGCGTGCATTCGCGCCGCAACTGGCCGAGAAGGCACGGCAGGTGTACAACCAACCACGGGACGCCGTCGTGGCCGACGTCGATGCTTCGCTGTACGACGGCTTCCTCGGCAATGGCGACAAGCCACTGCTGGCCCTGGCGCGGACCACGCCGCCCGCAGAGCTGGCTGCGCTGGAAGGCCGCTTCCGCGATCCGCGCCTGCCCGAACTGCTGTTCCGCTATCGCGCCCGCAACCATCCCGACACCCTGGCACCGGCCGAGCGCCAGCGCTGGCAGGACTACCGCCGCCAGCGCCTGCTCGGTGACGGCCGCCTGGGCGAACTCAACCTGCCCCAGTACCAGCAGCAGCTCGATGCACTGGCCGCCGAGGCGCCGGACGACGATCGCCGCCTGGCCCTGCTGCAATCGCTGCGCGACTGGGGCCAGCATCTGCAGGAGAGCTTGTGA
- a CDS encoding DUF2461 domain-containing protein gives MSTYFSDASFRFLRSLARHNEKAWFNDHRQQYEDHVRQPFLRLLGDLQPALAEVSAHFRADTRGVGGSLFRIHRDARFSNDKSPYKTWQGARLFHERRREVAAPSFYVHLQPGESFVGAGLWHPEPDTQRRVRHFILDNPGSWKAAAHAPALRRRFDFEQSEKLVRPPRGFPADFEFIDDLKHRNWVMWRSLDDETMTGPRLLSTLGKDLAALGPFVDYLCAALDLEF, from the coding sequence GTGAGCACCTATTTCAGCGACGCCAGTTTCAGGTTCCTGCGCAGCCTTGCGCGGCACAATGAAAAGGCCTGGTTCAACGACCATCGCCAGCAGTACGAAGACCATGTAAGGCAGCCGTTCCTGCGCCTGCTGGGCGACCTGCAGCCCGCGCTGGCCGAGGTCAGCGCGCATTTCCGTGCCGATACCCGTGGCGTCGGTGGTTCGCTGTTCCGCATCCATCGCGATGCGCGCTTTTCAAACGACAAATCGCCGTACAAGACCTGGCAGGGCGCACGCCTGTTCCATGAACGCCGCCGCGAAGTGGCCGCTCCGTCGTTCTACGTGCATCTGCAGCCGGGCGAGAGCTTCGTCGGTGCCGGCCTGTGGCACCCCGAACCGGACACCCAGCGCCGCGTGCGCCATTTCATCCTGGACAACCCCGGCAGCTGGAAGGCCGCAGCGCATGCACCCGCCCTGCGCCGGCGTTTCGATTTCGAGCAGAGCGAGAAGCTGGTCAGGCCGCCGCGTGGCTTCCCCGCCGATTTCGAGTTCATCGACGATCTCAAGCATCGCAACTGGGTGATGTGGCGCTCGCTGGACGATGAGACGATGACCGGGCCGCGCCTGCTGTCCACGCTCGGCAAGGATCTGGCCGCGCTCGGCCCCTTCGTCGACTATCTGTGCGCGGCACTGGATCTGGAGTTCTGA
- a CDS encoding aldo/keto reductase yields the protein MPLARQRRPLGRTGLSVSPVGLGCSGFWGHRRFAEHAAAAIVEHALAQGVNLFDTGHNYSGFHAEPRLGRILRPLLARYPRESLVISSKGGTLTGQAGISGAEQRDFSPAAITASCEASLRNLGLDYLDIYQLHGATAHDINDDLLDALQRLRERGLIRATGINTHSASTLHWMLAHPQAFDVVLLDYNALQQDRAPLIDQLHAAGIGVLAGTVLAQGHLLPSQPRRPRLADAWYLARAWLKPSSRRLMRSARAMRRAIAAIDSQRPAQTAFAYVLGHPGVAAGILGTTRVGSLEEVLATRPEALRPAERQRLVAAYGDGSGSPSH from the coding sequence ATGCCACTGGCCCGGCAACGCCGCCCGCTCGGCCGCACCGGCCTGTCCGTATCGCCGGTCGGGCTGGGCTGCTCGGGCTTCTGGGGCCATCGCCGCTTTGCCGAGCATGCCGCCGCAGCGATCGTCGAGCACGCGCTGGCCCAGGGCGTGAACCTGTTCGACACCGGCCACAACTACTCCGGCTTCCATGCCGAACCGCGCCTGGGTCGCATCCTGCGGCCGCTGCTGGCCCGCTACCCGCGTGAGTCACTGGTCATCTCCAGCAAGGGCGGCACACTGACCGGACAGGCCGGCATCAGTGGCGCAGAACAGCGCGATTTCTCGCCTGCGGCCATCACCGCCAGCTGCGAAGCCTCGCTGCGCAACCTTGGCCTGGATTACCTGGACATCTACCAGCTGCATGGCGCCACCGCGCACGACATCAACGACGATCTGCTCGATGCGCTGCAGCGCCTGCGCGAACGTGGCCTGATCCGCGCCACCGGCATCAACACCCACTCAGCCTCGACGCTGCACTGGATGCTTGCGCATCCACAGGCATTCGACGTGGTCCTGCTGGACTACAACGCGCTGCAGCAGGATCGTGCGCCGCTGATCGACCAGCTGCATGCGGCCGGAATCGGCGTACTGGCAGGCACCGTGCTCGCACAGGGCCACCTGCTGCCCAGCCAGCCTCGCCGGCCGAGATTGGCCGATGCCTGGTACCTGGCGCGCGCGTGGCTCAAGCCCAGCAGCCGCCGTCTGATGCGCAGCGCACGTGCGATGCGCCGGGCCATTGCGGCGATCGACAGCCAGCGTCCGGCCCAGACTGCGTTTGCCTACGTTCTGGGCCACCCCGGCGTGGCCGCCGGCATCCTGGGCACTACCCGCGTCGGCAGTCTGGAGGAGGTGCTGGCCACGCGACCCGAAGCACTGCGCCCCGCCGAACGGCAACGCCTGGTCGCGGCCTATGGCGACGGCAGCGGTTCGCCCAGTCATTGA
- a CDS encoding DUF2939 domain-containing protein has translation MKKLTAIVVLLVIALAGVWFGGPYLTIQGLSKAIEQRDTAALERYVDFPRVRVSLRAQLNDYLVRQAGPDVASSPFGALLYGLGDQLGGAAVDTLMTPTGIGAMLQGHVLWKRGRNELQGGNAFAATEPARPLKNARHRFEAFDRFVVDVDRGPGQPPLKVVLEPQGLRWKVVDLQLGMAGTP, from the coding sequence ATGAAGAAGCTCACTGCGATCGTGGTCCTGTTGGTGATTGCACTGGCCGGCGTGTGGTTCGGCGGCCCCTACCTGACCATACAGGGTCTGTCCAAGGCCATCGAACAGCGCGATACCGCCGCACTGGAACGCTACGTCGACTTTCCGCGCGTGCGCGTCAGCCTGCGTGCGCAACTCAATGATTACCTCGTGCGCCAGGCCGGCCCCGATGTGGCCAGCAGTCCGTTCGGCGCCCTGCTCTATGGCCTGGGCGACCAGCTTGGCGGCGCAGCGGTGGACACCCTGATGACCCCGACCGGCATCGGTGCGATGCTGCAGGGCCATGTGCTGTGGAAGCGTGGGCGCAACGAGCTGCAGGGCGGAAATGCCTTCGCGGCGACCGAACCGGCACGGCCTTTGAAGAACGCCCGCCACCGTTTCGAAGCGTTCGACCGCTTCGTCGTCGACGTTGATCGCGGCCCGGGCCAACCACCGTTGAAGGTCGTGCTGGAACCGCAGGGGCTGCGCTGGAAAGTGGTTGACCTGCAGTTGGGAATGGCCGGCACCCCATGA
- a CDS encoding 5'-nucleotidase, whose protein sequence is MGDNSPRLLTVAVTSRALFDLEESHALFETDGVAAYAEYQRQHEDDILGPGVAFPVVRKLLALNQGASPENPRVEVILLSRNSADTGLRIFNSIQHYGLGIIRATFTAGEPTWPYVKPFGTDLFLSANPESVRSALRHGIAAATILPKPPGETAAAAADQIDTGRPSGQLRIAFDGDAVIFGDESERISREQGVEAFGRHERERAREPLSGGPFRGFLSALHTLQEVFPAGDSAPIRTALVTARSAPAHERVIRTLREWGVRLDEALFLGGRHKGPFLQAFGADIFFDDSQHNIDSAREHVAAGHVPHGVANEG, encoded by the coding sequence ATGGGTGACAACTCCCCCCGTTTGCTGACCGTCGCGGTGACCTCGCGCGCCCTGTTCGATCTCGAGGAAAGCCACGCGCTGTTCGAGACCGATGGCGTGGCGGCCTATGCGGAGTACCAGCGCCAGCACGAGGACGACATCCTCGGTCCCGGCGTGGCCTTCCCGGTGGTGCGCAAACTGTTGGCGCTGAACCAGGGCGCCAGCCCGGAGAACCCGCGCGTCGAGGTGATCCTGCTGTCGCGCAATTCGGCTGATACCGGCCTGCGCATCTTCAATTCGATCCAGCACTACGGCCTGGGCATCATCCGTGCCACCTTCACCGCCGGTGAGCCGACCTGGCCCTACGTGAAACCGTTCGGCACCGATCTGTTCCTGTCGGCCAATCCGGAGTCGGTCCGCAGTGCGCTGCGCCACGGAATCGCCGCTGCGACGATCCTGCCCAAGCCACCCGGCGAGACCGCTGCGGCCGCCGCGGACCAGATCGACACCGGCCGACCGTCCGGCCAGCTGCGCATTGCCTTTGACGGTGATGCGGTGATCTTCGGTGATGAAAGCGAGCGCATCTCGCGTGAACAGGGGGTCGAGGCATTCGGCCGCCACGAGCGCGAACGTGCGCGCGAACCGCTCAGCGGTGGCCCGTTCCGCGGCTTCCTGTCCGCGCTGCACACGCTGCAGGAGGTGTTCCCGGCCGGTGACAGTGCGCCGATCCGCACGGCGCTGGTCACCGCCCGCTCTGCGCCCGCGCACGAGCGGGTGATCCGCACGCTGCGCGAATGGGGCGTGCGCCTGGACGAGGCGCTGTTCCTGGGCGGCCGCCACAAGGGGCCGTTCCTGCAGGCCTTCGGTGCCGACATCTTCTTCGATGATTCGCAGCACAACATCGACAGCGCCCGCGAACACGTTGCCGCGGGCCATGTGCCGCACGGTGTCGCCAACGAGGGATGA
- a CDS encoding NAD kinase — MSDTPRIAFLASTTEAAQMARAAMVARFGDHAPEQADVLCPLGGDGFMLQTLHRHGHLGKPVFGMKLGTVGFLMNQYRGDDDVNARIARAEPANLRPLEMVALTESGTSTGSLAYNDVSLLRQTRQAAHIGIDLNGQERVAELIGDGVLVATPAGSTAYNYSAHGPVLPLGSHTIALTPLAPYRPRRWRGAILKADTEVRFRVLDPYKRPVSVTADSHETRDVVEVTIRESRDRRVTLLFDPEHNLEDRILSEQFVF, encoded by the coding sequence ATGAGCGACACCCCCCGCATCGCTTTCCTGGCAAGCACTACCGAAGCTGCGCAGATGGCCCGCGCGGCCATGGTCGCGCGCTTTGGCGACCATGCCCCCGAGCAGGCCGACGTGCTCTGCCCGCTGGGTGGTGATGGCTTCATGCTGCAGACGCTGCATCGTCATGGCCACCTGGGAAAACCGGTGTTCGGCATGAAGCTGGGCACCGTAGGTTTCCTCATGAACCAGTACCGGGGCGACGACGACGTCAATGCACGCATCGCCCGCGCGGAACCGGCCAACCTGCGTCCGCTGGAGATGGTGGCGCTGACCGAATCGGGCACCAGCACCGGTTCGCTGGCGTACAACGACGTGTCCCTGCTGCGGCAGACCCGCCAGGCTGCGCACATCGGCATCGACCTCAATGGGCAGGAGCGGGTGGCCGAACTGATCGGCGACGGCGTGCTGGTTGCCACGCCCGCAGGCAGCACCGCCTACAACTATTCGGCCCACGGACCCGTGCTGCCCTTGGGCTCGCACACCATCGCGCTGACGCCATTGGCACCGTATCGCCCGCGACGCTGGCGTGGTGCCATTCTCAAGGCGGATACGGAGGTGCGCTTCCGCGTGCTGGACCCCTACAAGCGGCCGGTCAGCGTGACCGCCGATTCGCACGAGACGCGCGACGTGGTCGAGGTGACCATCCGCGAGTCGCGCGACCGCCGGGTGACATTGCTGTTCGACCCGGAACACAATCTGGAAGACCGGATCCTGAGCGAACAGTTCGTTTTTTGA